The proteins below are encoded in one region of Podarcis raffonei isolate rPodRaf1 chromosome 6, rPodRaf1.pri, whole genome shotgun sequence:
- the PTGFR gene encoding prostaglandin F2-alpha receptor encodes MNSSKPSALLGTGVFSNTTCPTEKKISVFFSVIFMTVGILSNSLAIAILMKAYQRFRQKSKASFLLFASGLVITDLLGHLINGTIAVFVYASDKDWIRFNQSNVLCSVFGICMVFFGLCPLFLGSVMAVERCIGVTKPIFHSTKMTSKHVKIMLTMVCLFAIFIALLPILQLRPYQIQASRTWCFYKTEHIEDWEDRFYLLLFSCLGLLALGISFLCNAVTGITLLRVKFKSQHRQGRSHHFEMIIQLLAIMCVSCICWSPFLVTMANIGINENHSQESCETILFALRMATWNQILDPWVYILLRKAVLKKLYKIARRFCGVHFINLHTWELSSIKNSLKVAAVSDSPSSSKKTNQQLLSSAVQ; translated from the exons ATGAACAGTTCAAAACCATCAGCGTTGCTTGGAACTGGTGTATTCTCCAATACTACCTGTCCCACGGAAAAGAAGATCTCTGTGTTTTTTTCCGTCATCTTCATGACAGTGGGGATTTTATCCAACAGCCTTGCAATAGCAATTCTCATGAAGGCGTACCAGAGGTTCAGACAGAAATCAAAAgcatcttttttgctttttgctagtGGCTTGGTTATCACAGACCTGTTGGGCCACCTCATCAACGGAACCATTGCAGTATTTGTATATGCCTCTGACAAAGACTGGATTCGATTTAACCAGTCAAATGTTCTCTGCAGCGTTTTTGGCATCTGTATGGTGTTCTTTGGACTATGTCCCCTTTTTCTGGGCAGTGTGATGGCTGTTGAACGCTGCATTGGAGTCACCAAGCCGATATTTCATTCAACAAAAATGACTTCTAAACATGTAAAGATTATGTTGACTATGGTATGTCTCTTTGCCATTTTCATAGCTTTACTGCCTATACTTCAGCTAAGACCTTATCAAATCCAGGCATCAAGGACCTGGTGTTTCTATAAAACTGAGCACATTGAAGACTGGGAAGACAGATTTTACCTCTTACTTTTTTCATGCTTGGGTTTACTGGCCCTTGGTATTTCATTTTTGTGCAATGCTGTCACAGGGATTACACTTCTAAGAGTCAAATTTAAAAGTCAACATAGACAAGGCAGATCTCACCATTTTGAAATGATCATTCAGCTCTTGGCTATAATGTGTGTCTCTTGCATTTGCTGGAGTCCATTCCTG GTGACCATGGCCAATATTGGAATAAATGAAAATCATTCCCAGGAATCCTGTGAAACAATCCTATTCGCTCTCCGAATGGCAACGTGGAATCAAATTTTAGATCCATGGGTATACATTCTCCTGAGAAAAGCTGTTCTTAAAAAACTCTACAAGATTGCCAGGAGATTTTGTGGTGTGCATTTTATTAACTTGCATACATGGGAACTTAGCTCCATTAAAAATTCTTTGAAAGTTGCTGCAGTTTCTGATTCACCAAGCAGTTCCAAGAAAACGAATCAGCAGCTACTCAGTTCAGCAGTGCAATAA